A window from Populus trichocarpa isolate Nisqually-1 chromosome 3, P.trichocarpa_v4.1, whole genome shotgun sequence encodes these proteins:
- the LOC7461963 gene encoding protein UNUSUAL FLORAL ORGANS translates to MEGAFNNAMLLPFSYTFTPGTSSTNVTDSVTSPWMDTRIWSKLPQTLIDRVLAFLPPPAFFRARCVCKRWYGLLFSNNFLELYIQISPRRHWFLFFKHKSLKSCIYRNNNSTSDSGGKTMTANICEGYLFDPYDIAWYRISFSLVPSGFSPAAASGGLICWVSDEAGAKSIILCNPLSGSLSQLPPTLRPRLFPSIGLKVGPSSIDVAVAGDDLISPYAVKNLSTESFHIDVGGFYSLWGTTSSLPRLCSLESGQMVCVDDRFYCMNYNPFSVLAYEIAANSWCKIQAPMRRFLRSPRLVESMGKLILVAAVEKSKLNVPKSLRLWRLQPCGTTWIEIERMPQQLYLQFAELGGGHGFDCVGHGEFIAIIIRGSIKVLLFDILRKMWQWIPPCSCIDGVGDDDDELHGFAYEPTVTTPVTGLLDQITIPIFQSFTS, encoded by the coding sequence ATGGAAGGTGCTTTCAACAATGCTATGCTCTTACCCTTCTCCTACACTTTCACTCCTGGCACTAGCAGTACTAATGTTACAGATAGTGTTACCAGTCCTTGGATGGACACCAGGATATGGAGCAAACTCCCACAAACGCTGATTGATCGTGTTCTCGCCTTTCTTCCTCCTCCAGCCTTTTTTAGAGCTCGTTGTGTCTGCAAGAGATGGTATGGTCTCTTGTTCTCCAATAATTTTCTTGAACTCTATATCCAGATATCACCACGCCGCCATTGGTTCCTATTCTTCAAGCACAAAAGCCTAAAAAGCTGCATCTATAGAAACAACAATAGCACCAGTGATAGCGGCGGAAAAACTATGACAGCCAATATTTGTGAAGGATACCTCTTTGATCCATATGATATTGCATGGTatagaatttctttttccttggttCCATCTGGGTTCTCTCCTGCTGCTGCTTCTGGTGGCTTAATATGTTGGGTCTCAGACGAGGCTGGTGCAAAGAGTATCATTTTATGCAACCCACTTAGTGGTTCTCTATCTCAGTTGCCACCAACTTTAAGGCCACGTCTCTTTCCTTCAATTGGCTTAAAAGTTGGGCCATCCTCAATTGATGTGGCTGTTGCAGGTGATGACTTGATTTCTCCATACGCAGTCAAGAATTTATCCACTGAAAGCTTTCATATTGATGTCGGTGGGTTTTACTCACTATGGGGCACTACTTCTTCTCTTCCAAGGCTTTGTAGCCTTGAATCAGGACAAATGGTTTGTGTTGACGACAGATTCTACTGCATGAATTACAACCCGTTTAGCGTTTTGGCTTATGAAATAGCAGCAAACAGTTGGTGCAAGATTCAAGCTCCAATGCGGAGATTTCTACGCTCGCCAAGATTGGTTGAGAGCATGGGAAAACTCATTCTTGTTGCAGCAGTGGAGAAGAGCAAGCTCAACGTGCCAAAGAGCTTGAGACTTTGGCGCTTGCAACCTTGTGGAACAACATGGATAGAGATTGAAAGGATGCCACAGCAACTTTACTTACAATTTGCGGAGCTGGGAGGTGGTCATGGGTTTGATTGTGTTGGGCATGGTGAGTTTATTGCTATCATTATCCGAGGATCGATCAAGGTTTTGTTGTTTGATATCTTGAGAAAGATGTGGCAGTGGATTCCTCCTTGTTCTTGCATTGATGGAGTgggagatgatgatgatgaattgcATGGTTTTGCTTACGAACCTACAGTCACCACCCCAGTTACAGGCCTCCTTGATCAGATCACAATTCCAATATTCCAGTCCTTTACTAGTTAA